In Acidimicrobiales bacterium, the sequence CTGATGGTGGTTGCCGGCGCGGTCGACCTCCGCTGGGTCGGGGCCGCGGTGCTCGTGGCGGTGCTGGCGGCGCTCGCTGTGGCCCAGATGAATGCCCGGCGCCACTCGTCGGTGTACACCGACGCGGGCCACACGCTGCTGGCGGCGGTCCCCGTCGGGCTGGTCGGCGCATGCGTCGCGACCAACCTCCGCTACGACGACCTCGGCGCGTGCGCGGTGCTGCTGGCGTTCACGCTGGCGTACGACGCGGGCGACTTCCTCGTCGGCACCGGCTCGCCGAACGCGTACGAAGGGCCGCTGGCGGGGTGGCTCGCCATCGCGGCGGCGACCATGGTCGTCGTGGTGCTCCACGTCCCACCGTTCCGGGGCGCGCCGACGTGGGAGTTCGCGGCGCTGGCCGCGCTCACGTGCCCGCTCGGCCAAGTCGCCGCTTCGGCCATCCTCCCTTCGAGTCACTCGAGCGCCCCGGCGCTGCGCCGGCTCGACTCGCTGCTCGTGCTGGCGCCCGTGTACACGTTCGCGATCGGCATCTTCTTGCAGCACCACCACTGAACGTCCTGCGGCTCGGGGCGCGCAGGTGGCGGGGTTCGCCCGGCGGGGGCGCGCCTTGACCGCCAGGTCAATCTCGCCCCATGATCGGGCCGCGACGCAGCCGACGTGCAGGGGGACGTACCAATGGCGTGGGATTTCTCCACGGATCCGGAATTCCAGGCGAAGCTCGACTGGGTCGAGCAGTTCTGCCAGGAGAAGGTCGAGCCGCTCGAGTACGTGTTCCCGTACGCCATCCGGTCGCCCGACCCTGCCGTCAAGGCATACGTGCGCAGCCTCCAGCAGGAAGTGAAGGACCAGGGGTTGTGGGCCATCTTCCTCGACGAGGAGCTCGGGGGCCCCGGGTTCGGCCAGCTCAAGCTCGGCCTCCTCAACGAGGTCATCGGCCGCTACCCGTCGGCCCCTCAGATGTTCGGCGCGGCCGCGCCGGACACGGGGAACATGGAGATGCTCGCGGCCTACGGCACGGACGAGCAGAAGAAGCGCTGGCTCGAGCCGCTCCTGAACCAGGAGATGTTCTCGGCGTACTCGATGACCGAGCCGCAGGGCGGATCTGACCCGAACCTGTTCAAGACCCACGCCGTGCGCGACGGCGACGAGTGGGTGATCAACGGCGAGAAGTGGTTCACCAGCGCCGGCCGGGTGGCCGACATCTTGTTCGTGATGTGCACCAACGGCATGTTCGTGGTGCCTCGCCAGACGCCCGGCGTGGAGATCCAGCCCGAGCCCCGCAACCACAACCACATCATCTACCGCGACGTGCGCGTGCCGGCCGACCACCTGCTCGGCCCCGAGGACGGCGCCAAGGTGCTGGCGCAACGTCGCCTCGGCGGTGGCCGCATCCACCACGCCATGCGCACCATCGCCCAGTGCAAGCTGGCCTTCGACATGATGTGCGAGCGGGCGCTGTCGCGCGAGTCGCACGGCAAGATCATCGGCGAGCACCAGATGGTGCAAGAGAAGATCGCTGACTCCTACGCCCAGATCCGCATGCTGCGCCTGTTCGTCTTGGAGACGGCCTGGAAGATCGACCAGACCTCCACCCAAGAAGCCCGCACCGACATCGCGGCGGTGAAGTTCACGATGGCCAACGTGCTGCGCGACGTGTCGTTCAACGCGCTGCACATCCTCGGATCGCTGGGCACCACCGATCTCACCCCGTTGCAGGCGATGTACGCCGCTGCGCCCACCATGGGCATCGCCGACGGCGTCGACGAGGTGCACAAGGCCACCGTGGCCCGCCGGATCCTCAAGGACTACCGGCCGCACGAGGGCTACTGGCCCACCGAGTACCGGCCCGCGAAGGCCGAAGCGGCGTGGAAGAGGATGCAGCCGGTGCTCGATGCCAACCCCGAGCTCCAGCAGGCGGCCGAGAACTACAAGAAGTACTTGGCCAACCGACGCTGAGGGCGTCCGCCCCTGTCGATCGCGGGTCGCCGGAGTTCGCGGCGGTGCGCGAAGTGCTCGCGCCGGTTGTCGTTTCGCGAGACGGCTGCCCTACCCTCGTGGGGGTGATGGCCACGATCGGTGGTCGCCGATGAGCGGCGTGCCCATGAAGGACGAGATCGAGCAGAGGTGGCAGAACCTCGGCGAGTTCATCCGCGAGCAGCGTCGCACCGGCCACTTGTCATTGCGGAAGCTGTCGGAGATGGCCGGCATCTCCAACCCGTACCTCAGCCAGATCGAGCGCGGTCTCCGCAAGCCGTCGGCGGAGATCCTGCGCCAGATCGCCAGCGCGCTCGAGATCAGCTCCGAGAGCCTGTACGTGCGGGCTGGCATC encodes:
- a CDS encoding helix-turn-helix transcriptional regulator, translating into MSGVPMKDEIEQRWQNLGEFIREQRRTGHLSLRKLSEMAGISNPYLSQIERGLRKPSAEILRQIASALEISSESLYVRAGILDERQGESDVPAEIRRDPLLTEEQKRTLLQIYESFRRERVEAPGAKADATGGKAG
- a CDS encoding acyl-CoA dehydrogenase family protein translates to MAWDFSTDPEFQAKLDWVEQFCQEKVEPLEYVFPYAIRSPDPAVKAYVRSLQQEVKDQGLWAIFLDEELGGPGFGQLKLGLLNEVIGRYPSAPQMFGAAAPDTGNMEMLAAYGTDEQKKRWLEPLLNQEMFSAYSMTEPQGGSDPNLFKTHAVRDGDEWVINGEKWFTSAGRVADILFVMCTNGMFVVPRQTPGVEIQPEPRNHNHIIYRDVRVPADHLLGPEDGAKVLAQRRLGGGRIHHAMRTIAQCKLAFDMMCERALSRESHGKIIGEHQMVQEKIADSYAQIRMLRLFVLETAWKIDQTSTQEARTDIAAVKFTMANVLRDVSFNALHILGSLGTTDLTPLQAMYAAAPTMGIADGVDEVHKATVARRILKDYRPHEGYWPTEYRPAKAEAAWKRMQPVLDANPELQQAAENYKKYLANRR